The genomic DNA TGGAGGTGTATTGTGCTTGGCCATACAGCATCTCAGCACAATCTGCTGACAGAATCTTTATCTTTTACTCACAACACAACCTAGGAGAGGCCTGATGCGAACACTGGCTTGTGTCCCTCAAAGCGTGCCTGCCGTGGTGTGACCACAGAACGCTCCTCAAGGACATTTAAAATAGGACTTTTACAATTTATCAGTTTGGACTTGTCCACTTGGGACTTTAATCTATTGTTAAACAAATAGTGTAGAACAGCCTTCTGTCTGGTGTGTGTTTGGAAGGTATACATATCTTGCAACCACTCATTCATACAAACTGATACAAATGCAATAACTGACTTATATTCACTTCTATAATATCCCATTCTTCAATCTGGTCTTTGATATATATTTAAATTGATACACCTGCATGATATGTccgatatacagtgcatttggaaagtattcagaccccaatACTTTTCCCACATCGATCTACAAACAATAGCCCATAGcgaaaaagtgaaaacaggtttggaaatgtttgcacgtttattaaaaataaaaaactgaaatatcttatttacattttttcacaacttgattggagtccacctgtggtaaattcaattgattggacatgatttagaaaggcacacacctgtctatacaaggtcccacagttgacagtgtacgtcagagcaaaaaccaagtcatgaggtcgaaggaattgtccatagagctccatgacaggattatgtcaaggcacagatctggggaagggtaccaaaaaattctgcagcattgaaagtccccaagaacccagtggcctccatcaatctaaaatggaagaagtttggaaccaccaaggatcttcctagacctggccgcctggccaaactgagcagtcaggggagaagggccttgttcagggaggtgaccaagaacccgatcgtcactctgacagagctcctctgtgaagatgggagaaccttccaaaaggacaaccatctctgcagtactccaccaatcaggcctttatggtagagtggccagatggaagccactcctcagtaaaaggcacatgacagcctgcttggagtttgccaaaaggcacctaaaagtctctcagaccatgagaaacaagattctctggtccgatgaaacaaaaattgaagtctttagcctgaatgccaagcgttacatatggaggaaacctggcaacatccctacggtaaagcatgttggtgccagcatcatgctgtggggatgtttttcagcggcttaaaggcctgattggtggagtgctgcagagataaaggtactctggagctctgtcagcgtgaccatcgtattcttggtcacctccctgactaaggcccttctcccccaattgctcagtttggccgggcggccaactcttgaaagagtcttggtggttgtaaacttcttccattttagactgatggaggacactgggttcttggggaccttcatctGAGCCCAATTatgagttttttttatttgaattaatttgaaaaaatgtctaaaacctgttttcgctttgtcattatggggtattgtgggtagattgaggtatttaatccattttagaataaggctgatacgtaacaaaatgtggaaaaagtcaagggttccgaatactttccggatgcacTGTAAATGAccaagaatgatagtaaaaagctttggagcaccttaaatgaattttggggcaaaaaggcaaactcagctacATCATTCATTGAaccagatggctcattcatcacaaaacccgcttatattgccaactactttaattattTTTCCATTCGCAAGATCaccaaacttaggcatgacatgccagcaacaaatgctgacactacacacccaagtataactgatcaaattatgaaagagaaactttgtaattttgaattctgtgAAAAGAGTGTGGAAGAAGTGAAAAATGAAGTGAAAAATGTTTGTCTATCATCAATGACAAGCacccggggtctgacaacttggatggaaaattactgaggacaATAGTggacaatattgccactcctatttgccttaacttcaatctaagcctactagaaagtgtgcgCCCTCAGGCCTTGAGGGAAACTAAAGTAATTCTGCTACCCAAGagtagtaaagccccctttactggctcgaATAGcaaaccaatcagcctgttaccaacacttagtaaacttttggaaaaaatgtgtttgaccagatacaatgctattttacagtaaacaaattgagaACAGACTtccagcacgcttatagggaaggacattcaacaagcacagcactcacacaaatgattggctgagagaaagaTTATACAAATATTCAGAGAGCTGTTTTGTTGGACTTCAATGTGGCTTTTGATATTTTCGACCATAatctgctgatggaaaaacataTGTAATGGATTTAGACCCCGTGCTAAAtcgtggataaagagttacctgtctaacagaacaaaAGTGCTTGTAagggcttacttacaagcccttaaccaacaatgcagttcaagaaagagtttagtttatttggtaaatattttcttaagtaaaaaaatatttttataagTAACAcactaaaataacaataatgaggctataatacagggggtaccgttaccgagtcaatgtgcgggggtacaggtttgagcacagttggttaggagcctgtaaaatggcagccatcccctTCGGCgccagttagtttcagaatgggtggcaaggaataagttagtcctaaatatagttagtcctgtctccctgtagcgctgtcttatgcatctcacagtatggacattacAACTTaattccctggccacatctgcagtcctcatacctccttgcagcatgcctaaggcacattcacacagatgagcagggtccctgggcatctttcttttggtgtttttcagtcagcaGAAAGGCTGctttagtgtcttaagttttcataaccgtgaccttaattgcctaccgtccgTTTACATTAATTTCACCCGTCTGATAGAACATGATTCCACCATCTTTACCGTACCATACTTCCACCCAGTTCCAGCAATAAGCTGATGTAGTAGCAATTTAATTTACACCTAAACTAGGAATGAAactcccccccgcccccccaagAAAGCAACAGAATTGTTAACGGGATATGTAATGCTCCATACCAGTTACTCTTTCGCTAATGGAAAAGTTTGCAAGGAATATTTTTTTACTAACAAGTTCGTAAAACTTTCTTTCTCGATTCAGTCAAAAGAGAATATTATAAAAACATGTCCAATTGCAGGTGGTTCTCCAAAAACCAGAGAATTTTTATCAAGATATTAAATCCACGTTTTGTATTGAGAAATGCATCAAGTGAGCAGATCTTGGTTTTGGTCGACTGTGATGCGCTGTCATCTACTTCCACACTTCGCAGTATTGTGAAATGCAAGATATCTGGCAGCTAAAATGGTGAAGGAACTCATCACTTGGTGCAAAATGTGGGTTTATCTTTCTGAATATTTTCTGGAGAACCATCTGCAACTGGACACAGACCTTTAtaaaaataatatactttttgcTGAATCCAGAACAAAAGAAAGCAACGTCAAGAACAGGTTATTTGAAAAAAATCCTTGCATGGCTTTCCATCAGCCAAGCTGCAACGGTTATGGAGCATCACATCCCATTAACAATTCTGTAGCTATGGAAGCACGGactttacatgtacatattacctcaattaaccgGTGCTCACCCCAcactgtactggtatcccctgtatatagccaagctattaTTTTACTGCTGGATATTTTTCTTAAtcgcattgttggttaaggacttgtaagtatttcactgtaaggtctacaccagttgtattcaccAGTtgtataacattttatttgacttCCAACTGGTAATCTGAGAATGATAACTATGTTGCTTTCTTGAGCAAAACTGTTTCTCTATCACAATTTTTGTGATAATTCAAAACGATGAGAGAGGCACCCATAGAGAGAATAGTTTATTTATGAGAACATAACAGCAATGTTCGATCAGTCAATCACAGAGCAGGAACATCAGACCAGGAATGCAACCTGTAATACAAAGGGAGACAGCATAAGATGTTGCACAGTACTGCAGTTATAACAATGAAAATTTGACTAATTGATTACAAAGATATCCACCAAGAGGACCGCAGCATGCCTTTGTTCTCCTAACCCAGCACCAACTAATCATCTGAAGACCTTTTTTAGATGATTCAAAAGGTGTGTTCAATAGGCAACAACATTTTGAAATACTTGCACACTTACACATTGAAACACCTTCTAATGACTTGTGCCTACAGAACACAACCCAGGTGTGCTGCTGGCTGGGACAAAAAAATGCAAAATACTCACGGGGGTTTATTCACCAGTTGGCCTGACACTTTCAAAAATACCAGCTTCCCTCATGTTGTTGAACTCCTTTGTGGCATCATAATGTTTGTAGAAATCAGCATAGGCCTGTTTCCTTGGTTCTGTTACGCCGTACTGAGAAGACAAAGTATTTACATCATGCCTGTTCCTGAAGACATCCATTCAATGTGGTAACATCAATTCCATGATGGACTTTAACTCTTTCGTTTTACACTTCTCTACCCAGAGCCTcaagattattttttattttttttaactggcAAATTATTAGCAACCATCAGCTGACCTTGAAAGCTGCTGCAGCCACCACTGATAGGGCGAAGGCGATGGGCAGGTGGAACCTCAGACGCTTCCCGAGGAGTCCTCGCATTGCAGGCTTAGCCAGAGACATTGTGGAGTACCTGGAAAGTTCAGAAGAAAAATGTAACATTGTTTAATTAGGTTGAAGTAGAACAATGCTGCTTTCAGAAATGTCCTTATGTCAAGAAAATTCTTTATGGTTGTAGTTAGACGTCCTCCAGCAACGTATGAACTTTTACTGTTGAAAAGCCATATCCCAAgcataaatacagtaaagtacacacgcaaaaaaatatataagttGAGCACAATAGTGTTTTTCTAGACAACTGCCAACTTCAAGGAGTAGGGTATTCAAGGAGTTTGTCTAACGGGAATCTGTGATGTCATTGGCCTCCCCCTTGCTTGCGGAGCAAT from Oncorhynchus clarkii lewisi isolate Uvic-CL-2024 chromosome 7, UVic_Ocla_1.0, whole genome shotgun sequence includes the following:
- the LOC139414195 gene encoding cytochrome c oxidase subunit 6C-1 encodes the protein MSLAKPAMRGLLGKRLRFHLPIAFALSVVAAAAFKYGVTEPRKQAYADFYKHYDATKEFNNMREAGIFESVRPTGE